From the Terriglobia bacterium genome, the window TACGTACATCATGAAATCGTGCACAACACCTACGTGGTGGAGCAGTTGCGGCGGCGCGGCGCGATCTTCGTGGAGACGATCGGCGAGGTGCCGCACGGCGCGGTGCTGGTCTTCAGCGCGCACGGCGTGCCGCCCACGGTGCGCGACGAGGCCAAGGAGCGCTCACTGCGGGTGATCGATGCCACCTGTCCTTTGGTCACCAAGGTGCATCTCGAGGCGCTAAAGTTCGCCCGCGAGAGGCGCACCATTATTCTGATCGGCCACAGAGACCACCAGGAGATCGTGGGCACTTCGGGCGAGGCCCCGGAGCAGACCATCGTGGTGGACTCCGTGGAAGCAGTGGACGCGCTGGAAGTGCGGGACCCGGAGCGGCTGGCGTTCCTGACGCAGACCACACTGAGCCTGTACGACACGCAGGAGATTGTCGCCCGGCTGCGCCAGCGCTTTCCGAAGATTTTGGGACCGGCGAGTGACGACATCTGTTACGCCACGCAGAACCGCCAGGAGGCGGTCGAGCAGGTGGCCAAGGATGTGGATCTGATCCTGGTGGTGGGTTCGCCGAACAGTTCGAATTCCAACCGGTTGGTGGAAGTGGCACAACGCCACGGGGTCAAAGCC encodes:
- a CDS encoding 4-hydroxy-3-methylbut-2-enyl diphosphate reductase is translated as MTKQPTGKKDGKVLLRVRPRGFCAGVVRAVDIVELALEAYGAPVYVHHEIVHNTYVVEQLRRRGAIFVETIGEVPHGAVLVFSAHGVPPTVRDEAKERSLRVIDATCPLVTKVHLEALKFARERRTIILIGHRDHQEIVGTSGEAPEQTIVVDSVEAVDALEVRDPERLAFLTQTTLSLYDTQEIVARLRQRFPKILGPASDDICYATQNRQEAVEQVAKDVDLILVVGSPNSSNSNRLVEVAQRHGVKAQLIDSATDIDPAWLEGVKGIGLTAGASAPEVLVQQVSDRLAGFGFTDQRDLNLIREDVRFTLPPELATIAPAPRR